Proteins found in one Melospiza melodia melodia isolate bMelMel2 chromosome 13, bMelMel2.pri, whole genome shotgun sequence genomic segment:
- the TAT gene encoding tyrosine aminotransferase isoform X1 yields MDSYLIQVNGHGDHAPVLDVHLKNTGNTISPGKVKGRKPRWAVRASEMSKKTFNPIRAIVDSMKVEPNPKKAMISLSLGDPTVFGNLPTNDEVTRAVKEVLDSGQYNGYAPSVGYHSCREAVAAYYNCPEAPLKAQDVILTSGCSQAIELALAVLANPGQNILVPRPGFSLYKTLALSLGIEVKLYNLLPEKAWEIDLEHLESLVDEKTACLIVNNPSNPCGSVFSKSHLQEILAVASRQCVPILADEIYGDMVFADCKYEPIATLSTNVPVLSCGGLAKRWLVPGWRMGWILIHDRRDIFGNEIRDGLVRLSQRILGPCTIVQGALERILHRTPPEFYHNTLSILKSNADLCYAALSAIPGLQPVRPAGAMYLMVEIEMEHFPEFENDVEFTERLISEQSVFCLPATCFEYPNFFRVVTTVPEEMILEACSRIQEFCEMHYQGAEGAQDLECDK; encoded by the exons ATGGACTCGTACCTGATCCAAGTGAATGGCCATGGAGATCATGCCCCTGTGCTAGATGTTCATCTCAAGAACACAGGGAACACCATATCACCGGGGAAGGTGAAAGGTCGGAAGCCAAGATGGGCTGTCAGAGCTTCTGAAATGTCAAAGAAGACTTTCAATCCCATCCGAGCCATTGTAGACAGCATGAAGGTGGAACCCAACCCAAAGAAAGCCATGATCTCCTTATCCTTAG GAGACCCGACAGTCTTTGGAAACCTTCCCACAAATGATGAGGTCACACGGGCTGTGAAGGAGGTTTTGGACTCAGGACAGTACAATGGTTATGCTCCATCTGTTG GCTACCATTCCTGCCGGGAAGCTGTGGCTGCGTACTACAACTGCCCGGAGGCACCGCTGAAGGCCCAG GATGTCATCTTAACAAGTGGCTGCAGCCAGGCCATAGAGcttgccttggcagtgctggccaaCCCAGGCCAGAACATTCTGGTGCCACGGCCTGGCTTCTCCCTCTACAAGACTCTGGCATTGTCTTTGGGGATAGAGGTCAAACTCTATAATCTCTTG CCAGAGAAGGCCTGGGAAATTGATTTGGAGCACTTGGAGTCTTTGGTGGATGAGAAAACAGCTTGCCTCATTGTGAACAACCCATCAAACCCCTGTGGCTCTGTGTTCAGCAAGAGCCACCTCCAGGAGATCCTGGCAG TGGCATCAAGACAGTGTGTGCCCATCCTGGCCGATGAGATCTACGGAGACATG GTATTCGCTGACTGCAAGTATGAACCCATTGCAACTCTCAGCACCAATGTGCCAGTCCTGTCCTGCGGAGGCTTGGCAAAGCGATGGCTAGTCCCTGGCTGGCGGATGGGCTGGATCCTAATTCATGACAGGAGAGACATCTTTGGTAATGAG ATCAGAGACGGCCTTGTGAGACTGAGTCAGAGGATCCTAGGACCCTGTACAATTGTCCAAGGAGCGCTGGAGCGTATCTTGCACCGAACACCACCTGAGTTCTATCACAACACCCTAAGCATCCTCAAG TCTAATGCTGACCTTTGTTATGCTGCCTTATCAGCTATCCCTGGCCTTCAGCCTGTCAGGCCTGCTGGAGCCATGTACCTGATG GTTGAGATAGAGATGGAGCATTTTCCGGAGTTTGAAAATGATGTGGAGTTCACTGAGCGACTCATCTCGGAGCAGTCTGTGTTCTGCTTGCCAGCCACG TGCTTTGAGTACCCAAACTTCTTCCGCGTAGTGACCACCGTGCCCGAGGAGATGATCTTGGAGGCCTGCAGTCGCATTCAGGAATTCTGTGAGATGCACTACCAGGGTGCTGAGGGGGCCCAGGATCTGGAGTGTGACAAGTAG
- the TAT gene encoding tyrosine aminotransferase isoform X2 produces MDSYLIQVNGHGDHAPVLDVHLKNTGNTISPGKVKGRKPRWAVRASEMSKKTFNPIRAIVDSMKVEPNPKKAMISLSLDPTVFGNLPTNDEVTRAVKEVLDSGQYNGYAPSVGYHSCREAVAAYYNCPEAPLKAQDVILTSGCSQAIELALAVLANPGQNILVPRPGFSLYKTLALSLGIEVKLYNLLPEKAWEIDLEHLESLVDEKTACLIVNNPSNPCGSVFSKSHLQEILAVASRQCVPILADEIYGDMVFADCKYEPIATLSTNVPVLSCGGLAKRWLVPGWRMGWILIHDRRDIFGNEIRDGLVRLSQRILGPCTIVQGALERILHRTPPEFYHNTLSILKSNADLCYAALSAIPGLQPVRPAGAMYLMVEIEMEHFPEFENDVEFTERLISEQSVFCLPATCFEYPNFFRVVTTVPEEMILEACSRIQEFCEMHYQGAEGAQDLECDK; encoded by the exons ATGGACTCGTACCTGATCCAAGTGAATGGCCATGGAGATCATGCCCCTGTGCTAGATGTTCATCTCAAGAACACAGGGAACACCATATCACCGGGGAAGGTGAAAGGTCGGAAGCCAAGATGGGCTGTCAGAGCTTCTGAAATGTCAAAGAAGACTTTCAATCCCATCCGAGCCATTGTAGACAGCATGAAGGTGGAACCCAACCCAAAGAAAGCCATGATCTCCTTATCCTTAG ACCCGACAGTCTTTGGAAACCTTCCCACAAATGATGAGGTCACACGGGCTGTGAAGGAGGTTTTGGACTCAGGACAGTACAATGGTTATGCTCCATCTGTTG GCTACCATTCCTGCCGGGAAGCTGTGGCTGCGTACTACAACTGCCCGGAGGCACCGCTGAAGGCCCAG GATGTCATCTTAACAAGTGGCTGCAGCCAGGCCATAGAGcttgccttggcagtgctggccaaCCCAGGCCAGAACATTCTGGTGCCACGGCCTGGCTTCTCCCTCTACAAGACTCTGGCATTGTCTTTGGGGATAGAGGTCAAACTCTATAATCTCTTG CCAGAGAAGGCCTGGGAAATTGATTTGGAGCACTTGGAGTCTTTGGTGGATGAGAAAACAGCTTGCCTCATTGTGAACAACCCATCAAACCCCTGTGGCTCTGTGTTCAGCAAGAGCCACCTCCAGGAGATCCTGGCAG TGGCATCAAGACAGTGTGTGCCCATCCTGGCCGATGAGATCTACGGAGACATG GTATTCGCTGACTGCAAGTATGAACCCATTGCAACTCTCAGCACCAATGTGCCAGTCCTGTCCTGCGGAGGCTTGGCAAAGCGATGGCTAGTCCCTGGCTGGCGGATGGGCTGGATCCTAATTCATGACAGGAGAGACATCTTTGGTAATGAG ATCAGAGACGGCCTTGTGAGACTGAGTCAGAGGATCCTAGGACCCTGTACAATTGTCCAAGGAGCGCTGGAGCGTATCTTGCACCGAACACCACCTGAGTTCTATCACAACACCCTAAGCATCCTCAAG TCTAATGCTGACCTTTGTTATGCTGCCTTATCAGCTATCCCTGGCCTTCAGCCTGTCAGGCCTGCTGGAGCCATGTACCTGATG GTTGAGATAGAGATGGAGCATTTTCCGGAGTTTGAAAATGATGTGGAGTTCACTGAGCGACTCATCTCGGAGCAGTCTGTGTTCTGCTTGCCAGCCACG TGCTTTGAGTACCCAAACTTCTTCCGCGTAGTGACCACCGTGCCCGAGGAGATGATCTTGGAGGCCTGCAGTCGCATTCAGGAATTCTGTGAGATGCACTACCAGGGTGCTGAGGGGGCCCAGGATCTGGAGTGTGACAAGTAG
- the MARVELD3 gene encoding LOW QUALITY PROTEIN: MARVEL domain-containing protein 3 (The sequence of the model RefSeq protein was modified relative to this genomic sequence to represent the inferred CDS: inserted 1 base in 1 codon; substituted 1 base at 1 genomic stop codon), giving the protein MGAKDSGLETVLLVPEYRHSERKHLVQTCVCLHPGKYYPGEKPRDVIATRGCGDRVRGSEGERAHIPVAGEPCAGAAKPRTCAEELSTFRRGRAXPGRSFHHFREVAAGRRRADETEFTAPAVPRGGPARPPGPSAGGAGPRRAMAERSCPRAARGERAGAGRRAVAAPEAEGPRGSRTVPGSLERRHCLYLHTGRGERGRRDPLPLSCGAQRLARLPPGXLLCGRRLTSASPPACCQMVEVLLAVLILVCSSVSCGSAGGYTGLPALGGIYYYQYGGAYSGFGGAEGERAQQLDQRFYLLKLPIARAAMVVGGCLLVFPCVLILVSVLQVPWHFPAWLLIECTLYIVIAVSTVPALYYFLHSLLSVYNSSVCKEREQLYQSKGYQGFWCSLHGAEIAAGLLGCMAAMAYLLSAGLAVRDYRTVHEQKQKPLQL; this is encoded by the exons ATGGGGGCCaaggattcagggctggagacaG TGTTGCTGGTTCCGGAGTACAGGCACAGTGAAAGAAAACATCTTGTCCAGACTTGTGTCTGTTTACATCCAGGTAAATATTATCCAG GTGAGAAACCTCGAGACGTTATCGCCACAAGGGGCTGCGGGGACCGTGTCCGTGGAAGCGAAGGGGAGCGGGCACACATCCCAGTAGCTGGTGAACCCTGCGCAGGTGCCGCAAAACCGCGCACCTGCGCCGAGGAGCTGAGCACCTTCAGGCGGGGCAGGGCCTAGCCCGGTCGGAGCTTCCACCACTTTAGAGAAGTGGCAGCGGGGCGGAGGCGAGCGGACGAGACGGAGTTCACCGCGCCGGCGGTTCCCcggggcggcccggcccggccccccggccccagcgccggcggagcggggccgcgccgggccaTGGCGGAGCGGAGCTGCCCCCGTGCCGCGCGGGGGGAACGTGCCGGGGCGGGCAGGCG CGCCGTAGCCGCACCAGAGGCAGAGGGGCCGCGAGGAAGCCGCACCGTGCCGGGGTCGCTGGAGCGCCGCCACTGCCTGTACCTGCACACGGGCCGGGGTGAGCGCGGCCGGCGGGATCCGCTCCCTCTGTCCTGCGGAGCGCAGCGGCTGGCCCGGCTCCCTCCCG CGCTCCTCTGCGGCCGCAGACTCACCTCGGCCTCCCCTCCAGCCTGCTGCCAGATGGTGGAGGTTCTGCTCGCCGTCCTGATCCTGGTCTGCAGCTCCGTGTCCTGTGGCTCGGCGGGAGGATACACCGGCCTCCCCGCCCTGGGGGGCATCTACTACTACCAGTACGGCGGGGCCTACAGCGGCTTCGGCGGAGCGGAGGGGGAACGAGCCCAGCAGCTTGACCAACGTTTCTACCTACTGAAGCTGCCCATTGCAAGGGCAGCGATGGTCGTGGGAGGGTGTCTCCTGGTCTTCCCTTGTGTTCTAATTTTGGTTAGTGTTCTGCAGGTCCCGTGGCACTTCCCAGCATGGCTGCTGATTGAATGCACCTTGTACATAGTGATTGCAGTTAGCACTGTGCCTGCTCTGTACTATTTCCTCCATTCTCTGCTGAGCGTTTATAATTCATCAGTGTGCAAAGAGAGAGAGCAGCTTTATCAGAGCAAAGGCTATCAGGGCTTCTGGTGCAGCCTGCATGGGGCAGAGATTGCTGCTGGCCTACTGGGCTGCATGGCTGCCATGGCATacctgctcagtgcaggcctAGCTGTCAGAGATTACAGGACGGTTCATGAACAGAAACAGAAGCCACTGCAATTATAA